Proteins co-encoded in one Marmota flaviventris isolate mMarFla1 chromosome 9, mMarFla1.hap1, whole genome shotgun sequence genomic window:
- the C2cd2l gene encoding phospholipid transfer protein C2CD2L isoform X5, whose translation MALGWGQQDVGWAALLFLFAASLLTVFGWLLQYARGLWLARARRGRGSGTALATEPGGSLRELGVWRSLLRLRATRAGAPEEPGVRGLLASLFAFKSFRENWQRAWVRALNEQACRDGSSIQIAFEEVPQLSPRTSISHVTCIDQSERTMVLRCQLFAEEVRFPVSVTQQSPAAVSMETYHVTLTLPPTQLEVSLEEIPGEGLLVSWAFTDRPDLSLMVLPKLQARERGEEQLELSTIEELIKDAIVSTQPAMMVNLRACSAAGGLVPSEKPLVMPQAQTSIIRPTRLFLRQLRAFHLGSELRGNEELCCVAELDNPMQQKWTKPMRAGPEVEWTEDLALDLGPQSRELTLKVLRSGNCGDTELLGQAKLPVGPPSRPLSRRQVCPLTPGPGKALGPAATMAAELQYEEGSPGNLGTPTPSTPRPSITPTKKIELDRTIMPDGTIVTTVTTVQSRPRVEGKLDSPSRSPSKVEVTEKTTTVLSESSGPSNASHSSSPGESHLSNGLDPVAETAIRQLTEPSGRAAKKTPTKRSTLIISGVSKVPIAQDELALSLGYAASLEASMQEDAGTSGGPSSPPSDPPATSPGPLDALSSPTSVQEADETTRSDISERPSVDDVESETGSTGALETRSLKDHKETELFSTLLSC comes from the exons ATGGCTCTGGGCTGGGGGCAGCAGGACGTGGGCTGGGCGGCCCTGCTTTTCCTCTTCGCAGCCTCACTGCTCACGGTGTTTGGCTGGCTGCTGCAATATGCCCGGGGTTTATGGCTGGCGCGGGCCCGGAGGGGCCGGGGCTCGGGAACCGCCTTAGCCACGGAGCCGGGGGGTTCCTTGCGTGAGCTGGGCGTGTGGCGCTCGCTGCTGCGGCTGCGGGCTACTCGGGCCGGCGCCCCCGAGGAACCAGGAGTCCGGGGCCTCCTGGCGTCGCTCTTTGCCTTCAAGTCTTTCCGGGAGAACTGGCAGCGGGCTTGGGTGCGAGCGCTGAATGAGCAGGCCTGCAGGGACGGG AGCTCCATCCAAATCGCCTTTGAGGAGGTGCCCCAACTCTCACCCAGAACCAGCATTAGTCATGTGACCTGCATAGACCAATCAGAGCGTACCATG GTGCTGCGCTGCCAGCTCTTTGCTGAGGAGGTGCGGTTCCCAGTCTCTGTGACCCAGCAGTCTCCAGCTGCCGTTTCCATGGAGACCTACCACGTCACTCTGACACTGCCACCAACACAG TTGGAAGTCAGCCTGGAGGAAATCCCTGGTGAGGGGCTGCTAGTGTCCTGGGCCTTCACTGATCGCCCAGATCTCAGCCTGATGGTGCTTCCCAAGCTGCAGGCCAGGGAG AGAGGTGAGGAGCAACTAGAACTCTCAACAATTGAGGAACTGATCAAGGATGCCATAGTCAGCACACAGCCAGCCATGATGGTCAACCTCAGGGCTTGCTCTGCCGCTGGAGGCCTG GTACCCAGTGAGAAGCCACTCGTGATGCCCCAGGCTCAGACATCCATCATCAGACCCACCCGGTTATTCCTACGGCAGCTTCGAGCATTTCATCTAGGAAGTGAACTGAGAG GCAATGAAGAACTGTGCTGTGTAGCTGAGCTTGACAACCCCATGCAACAGAAATGGACCAAGCCTATGAGGGCTGGTCCCGAGGTGGAATGGACAGAGGACCTGGCTCT GGATCTAGGCCCCCAGAGCCGGGAGCTGACCCTCAAAGTGCTAAGGAGTGGCAACTGTGGAGACA CTGAGCTCCTGGGCCAGGCCAAACTGCCTGTGGGCCCCCCCTCCAGACCACTATCTCGAAGACAGGTGTGCCCACTCACCCCAGGGCCAGGGAAAGCCCTGGGCCCAGCAGCCACCATGGCAGCAGAG CTGCAGTATGAGGAAGGCTCCCCTGGGAACCTGGGCACACCCACTCCCTCCACTCCACGCCCCAGCATCACACCTACTAAGAAGATTGAGCTGGATCGGACCATCATGCCTGATGGCACCATTGTCACCACTGTTACCACTGTCCAGTCCCGGCCCCGTGTAGAGGGCAAATTAG aCTCCCCCTCCCGCTCCCCGTCCAAGGTGGAGGTGACTGAGAAGACGACAACTGTGCTGAGTGAGAGCAGCGGCCCCAGCAATGCCTCCCACAGCAGTAGCC CAGGGGAGAGTCACCTTTCCAATGGCTTGGACCCAGTAGCAGAGACAGCAATTCGCCAGCTGACTGAGCCCAGTGGGCGGGCAGCCAAGAAGACACCCACCAAGCGCAGCACTCTCATCATCTCTGGGGTTTCCAAG GTGCCCATTGCTCAGGACGAGTTGGCACTATCCCTGGGCTATGCAGCCTCCCTGGAAGCCTCAATGCAGGAAGATGCAGGCACCAGTGGAGGTCCCTCTTCACCTCCTTCTGACccaccagccacatccccaggacctCTAGATGCCCTCTCTAGTCCCACGAGTGTCCAGGAAGCAGATGAGACAACTCGTTCAGATATTTCTGAGAGGCCATCGGTGGATGATGTGGAGTCAGAAACAGGGTCTACGGGTGCCCTGGAGACCCGCAGCCTCAAGGATCACAAAG agaccgagttgtttagcaccttgctaagttgctga
- the C2cd2l gene encoding phospholipid transfer protein C2CD2L isoform X3, translated as MALGWGQQDVGWAALLFLFAASLLTVFGWLLQYARGLWLARARRGRGSGTALATEPGGSLRELGVWRSLLRLRATRAGAPEEPGVRGLLASLFAFKSFRENWQRAWVRALNEQACRDGSSIQIAFEEVPQLSPRTSISHVTCIDQSERTMVLRCQLFAEEVRFPVSVTQQSPAAVSMETYHVTLTLPPTQLEVSLEEIPGEGLLVSWAFTDRPDLSLMVLPKLQARERGEEQLELSTIEELIKDAIVSTQPAMMVNLRACSAAGGLVPSEKPLVMPQAQTSIIRPTRLFLRQLRAFHLGSELRGNEELCCVAELDNPMQQKWTKPMRAGPEVEWTEDLALDLGPQSRELTLKVLRSGNCGDTELLGQAKLPVGPPSRPLSRRQVCPLTPGPGKALGPAATMAAELQYEEGSPGNLGTPTPSTPRPSITPTKKIELDRTIMPDGTIVTTVTTVQSRPRVEGKLDSPSRSPSKVEVTEKTTTVLSESSGPSNASHSSSPGESHLSNGLDPVAETAIRQLTEPSGRAAKKTPTKRSTLIISGVSKVPIAQDELALSLGYAASLEASMQEDAGTSGGPSSPPSDPPATSPGPLDALSSPTSVQEADETTRSDISERPSVDDVESETGSTGALETRSLKDHKGAGKPEERRELGASVPGLDLTGLGDRKGCQMISLYLHFFFFSLPGSKGLSACLFLFVCLFVFNSSPLC; from the exons ATGGCTCTGGGCTGGGGGCAGCAGGACGTGGGCTGGGCGGCCCTGCTTTTCCTCTTCGCAGCCTCACTGCTCACGGTGTTTGGCTGGCTGCTGCAATATGCCCGGGGTTTATGGCTGGCGCGGGCCCGGAGGGGCCGGGGCTCGGGAACCGCCTTAGCCACGGAGCCGGGGGGTTCCTTGCGTGAGCTGGGCGTGTGGCGCTCGCTGCTGCGGCTGCGGGCTACTCGGGCCGGCGCCCCCGAGGAACCAGGAGTCCGGGGCCTCCTGGCGTCGCTCTTTGCCTTCAAGTCTTTCCGGGAGAACTGGCAGCGGGCTTGGGTGCGAGCGCTGAATGAGCAGGCCTGCAGGGACGGG AGCTCCATCCAAATCGCCTTTGAGGAGGTGCCCCAACTCTCACCCAGAACCAGCATTAGTCATGTGACCTGCATAGACCAATCAGAGCGTACCATG GTGCTGCGCTGCCAGCTCTTTGCTGAGGAGGTGCGGTTCCCAGTCTCTGTGACCCAGCAGTCTCCAGCTGCCGTTTCCATGGAGACCTACCACGTCACTCTGACACTGCCACCAACACAG TTGGAAGTCAGCCTGGAGGAAATCCCTGGTGAGGGGCTGCTAGTGTCCTGGGCCTTCACTGATCGCCCAGATCTCAGCCTGATGGTGCTTCCCAAGCTGCAGGCCAGGGAG AGAGGTGAGGAGCAACTAGAACTCTCAACAATTGAGGAACTGATCAAGGATGCCATAGTCAGCACACAGCCAGCCATGATGGTCAACCTCAGGGCTTGCTCTGCCGCTGGAGGCCTG GTACCCAGTGAGAAGCCACTCGTGATGCCCCAGGCTCAGACATCCATCATCAGACCCACCCGGTTATTCCTACGGCAGCTTCGAGCATTTCATCTAGGAAGTGAACTGAGAG GCAATGAAGAACTGTGCTGTGTAGCTGAGCTTGACAACCCCATGCAACAGAAATGGACCAAGCCTATGAGGGCTGGTCCCGAGGTGGAATGGACAGAGGACCTGGCTCT GGATCTAGGCCCCCAGAGCCGGGAGCTGACCCTCAAAGTGCTAAGGAGTGGCAACTGTGGAGACA CTGAGCTCCTGGGCCAGGCCAAACTGCCTGTGGGCCCCCCCTCCAGACCACTATCTCGAAGACAGGTGTGCCCACTCACCCCAGGGCCAGGGAAAGCCCTGGGCCCAGCAGCCACCATGGCAGCAGAG CTGCAGTATGAGGAAGGCTCCCCTGGGAACCTGGGCACACCCACTCCCTCCACTCCACGCCCCAGCATCACACCTACTAAGAAGATTGAGCTGGATCGGACCATCATGCCTGATGGCACCATTGTCACCACTGTTACCACTGTCCAGTCCCGGCCCCGTGTAGAGGGCAAATTAG aCTCCCCCTCCCGCTCCCCGTCCAAGGTGGAGGTGACTGAGAAGACGACAACTGTGCTGAGTGAGAGCAGCGGCCCCAGCAATGCCTCCCACAGCAGTAGCC CAGGGGAGAGTCACCTTTCCAATGGCTTGGACCCAGTAGCAGAGACAGCAATTCGCCAGCTGACTGAGCCCAGTGGGCGGGCAGCCAAGAAGACACCCACCAAGCGCAGCACTCTCATCATCTCTGGGGTTTCCAAG GTGCCCATTGCTCAGGACGAGTTGGCACTATCCCTGGGCTATGCAGCCTCCCTGGAAGCCTCAATGCAGGAAGATGCAGGCACCAGTGGAGGTCCCTCTTCACCTCCTTCTGACccaccagccacatccccaggacctCTAGATGCCCTCTCTAGTCCCACGAGTGTCCAGGAAGCAGATGAGACAACTCGTTCAGATATTTCTGAGAGGCCATCGGTGGATGATGTGGAGTCAGAAACAGGGTCTACGGGTGCCCTGGAGACCCGCAGCCTCAAGGATCACAAAG GTGCAGGCAAGccagaggagagaagggaacTTGGTGCTTCAGTTCCTGGCCTGGATCTGACAGGCTTGGGTGACAGGAAGGGATGCCAAATGATTTCCCtttacctccattttttttttttttcccttcctgggTCTAAAGGCCTGTCTGCctgcctttttttgtttgtttgtttgtttgtttttaattcttcccCTTTGTGCTGA
- the C2cd2l gene encoding phospholipid transfer protein C2CD2L isoform X1: MALGWGQQDVGWAALLFLFAASLLTVFGWLLQYARGLWLARARRGRGSGTALATEPGGSLRELGVWRSLLRLRATRAGAPEEPGVRGLLASLFAFKSFRENWQRAWVRALNEQACRDGSSIQIAFEEVPQLSPRTSISHVTCIDQSERTMVLRCQLFAEEVRFPVSVTQQSPAAVSMETYHVTLTLPPTQLEVSLEEIPGEGLLVSWAFTDRPDLSLMVLPKLQARERGEEQLELSTIEELIKDAIVSTQPAMMVNLRACSAAGGLVPSEKPLVMPQAQTSIIRPTRLFLRQLRAFHLGSELRGNEELCCVAELDNPMQQKWTKPMRAGPEVEWTEDLALDLGPQSRELTLKVLRSGNCGDTELLGQAKLPVGPPSRPLSRRQVCPLTPGPGKALGPAATMAAELQYEEGSPGNLGTPTPSTPRPSITPTKKIELDRTIMPDGTIVTTVTTVQSRPRVEGKLDSPSRSPSKVEVTEKTTTVLSESSGPSNASHSSSPGESHLSNGLDPVAETAIRQLTEPSGRAAKKTPTKRSTLIISGVSKVPIAQDELALSLGYAASLEASMQEDAGTSGGPSSPPSDPPATSPGPLDALSSPTSVQEADETTRSDISERPSVDDVESETGSTGALETRSLKDHKVSFLRSGTKLIFRRRPRQKEAGLSQSHDDLSNTTATPSVRKKAGSFSRRLIKRFSFKSKPKANGNPSPQL; encoded by the exons ATGGCTCTGGGCTGGGGGCAGCAGGACGTGGGCTGGGCGGCCCTGCTTTTCCTCTTCGCAGCCTCACTGCTCACGGTGTTTGGCTGGCTGCTGCAATATGCCCGGGGTTTATGGCTGGCGCGGGCCCGGAGGGGCCGGGGCTCGGGAACCGCCTTAGCCACGGAGCCGGGGGGTTCCTTGCGTGAGCTGGGCGTGTGGCGCTCGCTGCTGCGGCTGCGGGCTACTCGGGCCGGCGCCCCCGAGGAACCAGGAGTCCGGGGCCTCCTGGCGTCGCTCTTTGCCTTCAAGTCTTTCCGGGAGAACTGGCAGCGGGCTTGGGTGCGAGCGCTGAATGAGCAGGCCTGCAGGGACGGG AGCTCCATCCAAATCGCCTTTGAGGAGGTGCCCCAACTCTCACCCAGAACCAGCATTAGTCATGTGACCTGCATAGACCAATCAGAGCGTACCATG GTGCTGCGCTGCCAGCTCTTTGCTGAGGAGGTGCGGTTCCCAGTCTCTGTGACCCAGCAGTCTCCAGCTGCCGTTTCCATGGAGACCTACCACGTCACTCTGACACTGCCACCAACACAG TTGGAAGTCAGCCTGGAGGAAATCCCTGGTGAGGGGCTGCTAGTGTCCTGGGCCTTCACTGATCGCCCAGATCTCAGCCTGATGGTGCTTCCCAAGCTGCAGGCCAGGGAG AGAGGTGAGGAGCAACTAGAACTCTCAACAATTGAGGAACTGATCAAGGATGCCATAGTCAGCACACAGCCAGCCATGATGGTCAACCTCAGGGCTTGCTCTGCCGCTGGAGGCCTG GTACCCAGTGAGAAGCCACTCGTGATGCCCCAGGCTCAGACATCCATCATCAGACCCACCCGGTTATTCCTACGGCAGCTTCGAGCATTTCATCTAGGAAGTGAACTGAGAG GCAATGAAGAACTGTGCTGTGTAGCTGAGCTTGACAACCCCATGCAACAGAAATGGACCAAGCCTATGAGGGCTGGTCCCGAGGTGGAATGGACAGAGGACCTGGCTCT GGATCTAGGCCCCCAGAGCCGGGAGCTGACCCTCAAAGTGCTAAGGAGTGGCAACTGTGGAGACA CTGAGCTCCTGGGCCAGGCCAAACTGCCTGTGGGCCCCCCCTCCAGACCACTATCTCGAAGACAGGTGTGCCCACTCACCCCAGGGCCAGGGAAAGCCCTGGGCCCAGCAGCCACCATGGCAGCAGAG CTGCAGTATGAGGAAGGCTCCCCTGGGAACCTGGGCACACCCACTCCCTCCACTCCACGCCCCAGCATCACACCTACTAAGAAGATTGAGCTGGATCGGACCATCATGCCTGATGGCACCATTGTCACCACTGTTACCACTGTCCAGTCCCGGCCCCGTGTAGAGGGCAAATTAG aCTCCCCCTCCCGCTCCCCGTCCAAGGTGGAGGTGACTGAGAAGACGACAACTGTGCTGAGTGAGAGCAGCGGCCCCAGCAATGCCTCCCACAGCAGTAGCC CAGGGGAGAGTCACCTTTCCAATGGCTTGGACCCAGTAGCAGAGACAGCAATTCGCCAGCTGACTGAGCCCAGTGGGCGGGCAGCCAAGAAGACACCCACCAAGCGCAGCACTCTCATCATCTCTGGGGTTTCCAAG GTGCCCATTGCTCAGGACGAGTTGGCACTATCCCTGGGCTATGCAGCCTCCCTGGAAGCCTCAATGCAGGAAGATGCAGGCACCAGTGGAGGTCCCTCTTCACCTCCTTCTGACccaccagccacatccccaggacctCTAGATGCCCTCTCTAGTCCCACGAGTGTCCAGGAAGCAGATGAGACAACTCGTTCAGATATTTCTGAGAGGCCATCGGTGGATGATGTGGAGTCAGAAACAGGGTCTACGGGTGCCCTGGAGACCCGCAGCCTCAAGGATCACAAAG TGAGTTTCCTGCGCAGTGGCACTAAGCTCATTTTCCGCCGGAGGCCTCGACAGAAGGAAGCTGGTCTGAGCCAATCACACGACGACCTCTCCAACACGACAGCAACACCCAGTGTCCGAAAGAAGGCTGGCAGCTTTTCTCGCCGCCTTATCAAGCGTTTTTCCTTCAAatccaaacccaaggccaatggcaaccccagcccccagctctga
- the C2cd2l gene encoding phospholipid transfer protein C2CD2L isoform X4 — translation MALGWGQQDVGWAALLFLFAASLLTVFGWLLQYARGLWLARARRGRGSGTALATEPGGSLRELGVWRSLLRLRATRAGAPEEPGVRGLLASLFAFKSFRENWQRAWVRALNEQACRDGSSIQIAFEEVPQLSPRTSISHVTCIDQSERTMVLRCQLFAEEVRFPVSVTQQSPAAVSMETYHVTLTLPPTQLEVSLEEIPGEGLLVSWAFTDRPDLSLMVLPKLQARERGEEQLELSTIEELIKDAIVSTQPAMMVNLRACSAAGGLVPSEKPLVMPQAQTSIIRPTRLFLRQLRAFHLGSELRGNEELCCVAELDNPMQQKWTKPMRAGPEVEWTEDLALDLGPQSRELTLKVLRSGNCGDTELLGQAKLPVGPPSRPLSRRQVCPLTPGPGKALGPAATMAAELQYEEGSPGNLGTPTPSTPRPSITPTKKIELDRTIMPDGTIVTTVTTVQSRPRVEGKLDSPSRSPSKVEVTEKTTTVLSESSGPSNASHSSSPGESHLSNGLDPVAETAIRQLTEPSGRAAKKTPTKRSTLIISGVSKVPIAQDELALSLGYAASLEASMQEDAGTSGGPSSPPSDPPATSPGPLDALSSPTSVQEADETTRSDISERPSVDDVESETGSTGALETRSLKDHKAYITSWDDEIPKSKACCVSTFFVLLVLNLPH, via the exons ATGGCTCTGGGCTGGGGGCAGCAGGACGTGGGCTGGGCGGCCCTGCTTTTCCTCTTCGCAGCCTCACTGCTCACGGTGTTTGGCTGGCTGCTGCAATATGCCCGGGGTTTATGGCTGGCGCGGGCCCGGAGGGGCCGGGGCTCGGGAACCGCCTTAGCCACGGAGCCGGGGGGTTCCTTGCGTGAGCTGGGCGTGTGGCGCTCGCTGCTGCGGCTGCGGGCTACTCGGGCCGGCGCCCCCGAGGAACCAGGAGTCCGGGGCCTCCTGGCGTCGCTCTTTGCCTTCAAGTCTTTCCGGGAGAACTGGCAGCGGGCTTGGGTGCGAGCGCTGAATGAGCAGGCCTGCAGGGACGGG AGCTCCATCCAAATCGCCTTTGAGGAGGTGCCCCAACTCTCACCCAGAACCAGCATTAGTCATGTGACCTGCATAGACCAATCAGAGCGTACCATG GTGCTGCGCTGCCAGCTCTTTGCTGAGGAGGTGCGGTTCCCAGTCTCTGTGACCCAGCAGTCTCCAGCTGCCGTTTCCATGGAGACCTACCACGTCACTCTGACACTGCCACCAACACAG TTGGAAGTCAGCCTGGAGGAAATCCCTGGTGAGGGGCTGCTAGTGTCCTGGGCCTTCACTGATCGCCCAGATCTCAGCCTGATGGTGCTTCCCAAGCTGCAGGCCAGGGAG AGAGGTGAGGAGCAACTAGAACTCTCAACAATTGAGGAACTGATCAAGGATGCCATAGTCAGCACACAGCCAGCCATGATGGTCAACCTCAGGGCTTGCTCTGCCGCTGGAGGCCTG GTACCCAGTGAGAAGCCACTCGTGATGCCCCAGGCTCAGACATCCATCATCAGACCCACCCGGTTATTCCTACGGCAGCTTCGAGCATTTCATCTAGGAAGTGAACTGAGAG GCAATGAAGAACTGTGCTGTGTAGCTGAGCTTGACAACCCCATGCAACAGAAATGGACCAAGCCTATGAGGGCTGGTCCCGAGGTGGAATGGACAGAGGACCTGGCTCT GGATCTAGGCCCCCAGAGCCGGGAGCTGACCCTCAAAGTGCTAAGGAGTGGCAACTGTGGAGACA CTGAGCTCCTGGGCCAGGCCAAACTGCCTGTGGGCCCCCCCTCCAGACCACTATCTCGAAGACAGGTGTGCCCACTCACCCCAGGGCCAGGGAAAGCCCTGGGCCCAGCAGCCACCATGGCAGCAGAG CTGCAGTATGAGGAAGGCTCCCCTGGGAACCTGGGCACACCCACTCCCTCCACTCCACGCCCCAGCATCACACCTACTAAGAAGATTGAGCTGGATCGGACCATCATGCCTGATGGCACCATTGTCACCACTGTTACCACTGTCCAGTCCCGGCCCCGTGTAGAGGGCAAATTAG aCTCCCCCTCCCGCTCCCCGTCCAAGGTGGAGGTGACTGAGAAGACGACAACTGTGCTGAGTGAGAGCAGCGGCCCCAGCAATGCCTCCCACAGCAGTAGCC CAGGGGAGAGTCACCTTTCCAATGGCTTGGACCCAGTAGCAGAGACAGCAATTCGCCAGCTGACTGAGCCCAGTGGGCGGGCAGCCAAGAAGACACCCACCAAGCGCAGCACTCTCATCATCTCTGGGGTTTCCAAG GTGCCCATTGCTCAGGACGAGTTGGCACTATCCCTGGGCTATGCAGCCTCCCTGGAAGCCTCAATGCAGGAAGATGCAGGCACCAGTGGAGGTCCCTCTTCACCTCCTTCTGACccaccagccacatccccaggacctCTAGATGCCCTCTCTAGTCCCACGAGTGTCCAGGAAGCAGATGAGACAACTCGTTCAGATATTTCTGAGAGGCCATCGGTGGATGATGTGGAGTCAGAAACAGGGTCTACGGGTGCCCTGGAGACCCGCAGCCTCAAGGATCACAAAG CCTACATCACTTCTTGGGATGATGAGATTCCTAAGTCCAAAGCCTGCTGTGTAAGCACCTTCTTCGTCCTCTTGGTCCTGAATTTACCTCACTGA
- the C2cd2l gene encoding phospholipid transfer protein C2CD2L isoform X2, giving the protein MALGWGQQDVGWAALLFLFAASLLTVFGWLLQYARGLWLARARRGRGSGTALATEPGGSLRELGVWRSLLRLRATRAGAPEEPGVRGLLASLFAFKSFRENWQRAWVRALNEQACRDGSSIQIAFEEVPQLSPRTSISHVTCIDQSERTMVLRCQLFAEEVRFPVSVTQQSPAAVSMETYHVTLTLPPTQLEVSLEEIPGEGLLVSWAFTDRPDLSLMVLPKLQARERGEEQLELSTIEELIKDAIVSTQPAMMVNLRACSAAGGLVPSEKPLVMPQAQTSIIRPTRLFLRQLRAFHLGSELRGNEELCCVAELDNPMQQKWTKPMRAGPEVEWTEDLALDLGPQSRELTLKVLRSGNCGDTELLGQAKLPVGPPSRPLSRRQVCPLTPGPGKALGPAATMAAELQYEEGSPGNLGTPTPSTPRPSITPTKKIELDRTIMPDGTIVTTVTTVQSRPRVEGKLDSPSRSPSKVEVTEKTTTVLSESSGPSNASHSSSRESHLSNGLDPVAETAIRQLTEPSGRAAKKTPTKRSTLIISGVSKVPIAQDELALSLGYAASLEASMQEDAGTSGGPSSPPSDPPATSPGPLDALSSPTSVQEADETTRSDISERPSVDDVESETGSTGALETRSLKDHKVSFLRSGTKLIFRRRPRQKEAGLSQSHDDLSNTTATPSVRKKAGSFSRRLIKRFSFKSKPKANGNPSPQL; this is encoded by the exons ATGGCTCTGGGCTGGGGGCAGCAGGACGTGGGCTGGGCGGCCCTGCTTTTCCTCTTCGCAGCCTCACTGCTCACGGTGTTTGGCTGGCTGCTGCAATATGCCCGGGGTTTATGGCTGGCGCGGGCCCGGAGGGGCCGGGGCTCGGGAACCGCCTTAGCCACGGAGCCGGGGGGTTCCTTGCGTGAGCTGGGCGTGTGGCGCTCGCTGCTGCGGCTGCGGGCTACTCGGGCCGGCGCCCCCGAGGAACCAGGAGTCCGGGGCCTCCTGGCGTCGCTCTTTGCCTTCAAGTCTTTCCGGGAGAACTGGCAGCGGGCTTGGGTGCGAGCGCTGAATGAGCAGGCCTGCAGGGACGGG AGCTCCATCCAAATCGCCTTTGAGGAGGTGCCCCAACTCTCACCCAGAACCAGCATTAGTCATGTGACCTGCATAGACCAATCAGAGCGTACCATG GTGCTGCGCTGCCAGCTCTTTGCTGAGGAGGTGCGGTTCCCAGTCTCTGTGACCCAGCAGTCTCCAGCTGCCGTTTCCATGGAGACCTACCACGTCACTCTGACACTGCCACCAACACAG TTGGAAGTCAGCCTGGAGGAAATCCCTGGTGAGGGGCTGCTAGTGTCCTGGGCCTTCACTGATCGCCCAGATCTCAGCCTGATGGTGCTTCCCAAGCTGCAGGCCAGGGAG AGAGGTGAGGAGCAACTAGAACTCTCAACAATTGAGGAACTGATCAAGGATGCCATAGTCAGCACACAGCCAGCCATGATGGTCAACCTCAGGGCTTGCTCTGCCGCTGGAGGCCTG GTACCCAGTGAGAAGCCACTCGTGATGCCCCAGGCTCAGACATCCATCATCAGACCCACCCGGTTATTCCTACGGCAGCTTCGAGCATTTCATCTAGGAAGTGAACTGAGAG GCAATGAAGAACTGTGCTGTGTAGCTGAGCTTGACAACCCCATGCAACAGAAATGGACCAAGCCTATGAGGGCTGGTCCCGAGGTGGAATGGACAGAGGACCTGGCTCT GGATCTAGGCCCCCAGAGCCGGGAGCTGACCCTCAAAGTGCTAAGGAGTGGCAACTGTGGAGACA CTGAGCTCCTGGGCCAGGCCAAACTGCCTGTGGGCCCCCCCTCCAGACCACTATCTCGAAGACAGGTGTGCCCACTCACCCCAGGGCCAGGGAAAGCCCTGGGCCCAGCAGCCACCATGGCAGCAGAG CTGCAGTATGAGGAAGGCTCCCCTGGGAACCTGGGCACACCCACTCCCTCCACTCCACGCCCCAGCATCACACCTACTAAGAAGATTGAGCTGGATCGGACCATCATGCCTGATGGCACCATTGTCACCACTGTTACCACTGTCCAGTCCCGGCCCCGTGTAGAGGGCAAATTAG aCTCCCCCTCCCGCTCCCCGTCCAAGGTGGAGGTGACTGAGAAGACGACAACTGTGCTGAGTGAGAGCAGCGGCCCCAGCAATGCCTCCCACAGCAGTAGCC GGGAGAGTCACCTTTCCAATGGCTTGGACCCAGTAGCAGAGACAGCAATTCGCCAGCTGACTGAGCCCAGTGGGCGGGCAGCCAAGAAGACACCCACCAAGCGCAGCACTCTCATCATCTCTGGGGTTTCCAAG GTGCCCATTGCTCAGGACGAGTTGGCACTATCCCTGGGCTATGCAGCCTCCCTGGAAGCCTCAATGCAGGAAGATGCAGGCACCAGTGGAGGTCCCTCTTCACCTCCTTCTGACccaccagccacatccccaggacctCTAGATGCCCTCTCTAGTCCCACGAGTGTCCAGGAAGCAGATGAGACAACTCGTTCAGATATTTCTGAGAGGCCATCGGTGGATGATGTGGAGTCAGAAACAGGGTCTACGGGTGCCCTGGAGACCCGCAGCCTCAAGGATCACAAAG TGAGTTTCCTGCGCAGTGGCACTAAGCTCATTTTCCGCCGGAGGCCTCGACAGAAGGAAGCTGGTCTGAGCCAATCACACGACGACCTCTCCAACACGACAGCAACACCCAGTGTCCGAAAGAAGGCTGGCAGCTTTTCTCGCCGCCTTATCAAGCGTTTTTCCTTCAAatccaaacccaaggccaatggcaaccccagcccccagctctga